Proteins from a single region of Streptomyces sp. HUAS 15-9:
- a CDS encoding DUF4177 domain-containing protein: MTKWEYATVPLLVHATKQILDTWGEDGWELVQVVPGPNNPEQLVAYLKRAKQS; the protein is encoded by the coding sequence ATGACCAAGTGGGAATACGCAACCGTGCCGCTGCTCGTCCATGCCACGAAGCAGATTCTGGACACCTGGGGCGAGGACGGCTGGGAGCTCGTCCAGGTCGTGCCCGGCCCGAACAACCCCGAGCAGCTCGTGGCCTACCTGAAGCGGGCGAAGCAGTCGTGA
- a CDS encoding RidA family protein: MSAVEAKLAELGLVLPEVVPPLAAYQPAVQSGVYVYTSGQLPMVDGKLPVTGKVGAEVTAEEAKDLARTCALNALAAVKSVAGDLDRVARVVKVVGFVASASDFTGQPGVVNGASELLGAVLGDKGVHARSAVGVAVLPLDAPVEVEIQVELVP, encoded by the coding sequence GTGAGCGCCGTCGAGGCCAAGCTGGCCGAACTCGGTCTTGTCCTGCCGGAGGTCGTGCCGCCGCTGGCCGCCTACCAGCCGGCCGTGCAATCGGGCGTGTACGTCTACACCTCCGGACAGCTGCCGATGGTCGACGGCAAGCTTCCGGTCACCGGCAAGGTGGGCGCTGAGGTCACCGCGGAAGAGGCCAAGGACCTGGCCCGCACCTGCGCGCTGAACGCCCTGGCCGCCGTGAAGTCCGTCGCCGGTGACCTGGACCGCGTCGCGCGCGTGGTGAAGGTCGTCGGCTTCGTCGCCTCGGCCTCCGACTTCACCGGGCAGCCCGGCGTCGTCAACGGCGCGAGCGAGCTGCTGGGTGCCGTCCTCGGCGACAAGGGCGTCCACGCGCGCAGCGCGGTCGGCGTCGCCGTGCTGCCGCTGGACGCGCCGGTGGAGGTGGAGATCCAGGTCGAGCTGGTGCCGTAA
- a CDS encoding NUDIX hydrolase, with protein sequence MANGQWYPPEWPDRIRALTEGTLTPVSPKRAATVMLLKDTTAGPAVHMLRRRASMAFAGGAYAYPGGGVDPRDDDHQIRWAGPTRAWWAERLGVDERGAQAVVCAAVRETYEEAGVLLAGPDPDSVVGDTTGEDWEADRAALVARDLSFAEFLDSRGLVLRSDLLGAWTRWITPEFESRRYDTWFFVAVLPEGQRTRNASTEADRTVWIRPQEASDSYDKGELTMMPPTIATLRQLAPHATAAETLAAAPARDMTPVLARARLVDGEIVLSWPGHDEFTKHIPNLPAGGGPA encoded by the coding sequence ATGGCTAATGGGCAGTGGTATCCCCCGGAGTGGCCGGATCGTATCCGTGCGCTGACGGAAGGCACCCTCACCCCGGTGTCCCCGAAGCGCGCGGCGACGGTGATGCTCCTGAAGGACACCACTGCCGGTCCGGCCGTCCACATGCTGCGCAGACGCGCCTCCATGGCCTTCGCCGGAGGCGCGTACGCGTACCCCGGCGGCGGCGTCGACCCGCGGGACGACGACCACCAGATCCGCTGGGCGGGCCCCACGCGCGCGTGGTGGGCCGAGCGGCTCGGCGTCGACGAGCGCGGCGCCCAGGCCGTCGTCTGCGCGGCCGTCCGGGAGACCTACGAGGAGGCGGGCGTCCTGCTCGCCGGGCCCGACCCCGACTCGGTGGTCGGCGACACCACGGGCGAGGACTGGGAGGCGGACCGCGCCGCCCTGGTCGCCCGCGACCTGTCCTTCGCCGAGTTCCTGGACTCCCGCGGACTGGTCCTGCGCTCCGACCTGCTGGGCGCCTGGACCCGCTGGATCACCCCCGAGTTCGAGTCCCGCCGCTATGACACCTGGTTCTTCGTGGCCGTCCTCCCGGAGGGCCAGCGCACCCGGAACGCGTCCACGGAGGCCGACCGCACGGTGTGGATCCGCCCTCAGGAGGCGTCGGACTCCTACGACAAGGGCGAGCTGACGATGATGCCGCCCACCATCGCGACCCTGCGCCAACTGGCCCCGCACGCCACCGCCGCCGAGACGCTCGCCGCCGCTCCCGCGCGCGACATGACTCCCGTCCTGGCCCGCGCCCGCCTGGTGGACGGCGAGATCGTCCTGTCCTGGCCGGGCCACGACGAGTTCACCAAGCACATCCCGAACCTTCCGGCAGGAGGAGGCCCCGCATGA
- a CDS encoding MBL fold metallo-hydrolase codes for MTDAAALPGQPRGGVLSGPATERAVNVLAPNASAMTLDGTNTWIVAEPGSDLAVVVDPGPLDEDHLRAVVDTAEKAGRRIALTLLTHGHPDHAEGAARFASLTRTKVRALDPALRLGDEGLAAGDVVRVGGLELRVVPTPGHTADSLCFHIPADRAVLTGDTILGRGTTVVAHPDGRLGDYLDSLRRLRSLTVDDGVHTVLPGHGPVLEDAQGAVEFYLAHRAHRLAQVETAVEDGYRTASEVVTHVYADVDRSLWPAAELSVRAQMDYLQEHGLIP; via the coding sequence ATGACGGACGCCGCAGCCCTCCCCGGCCAGCCCCGTGGCGGAGTCCTCTCCGGTCCCGCCACCGAGCGGGCCGTCAACGTCCTGGCGCCCAACGCCTCCGCGATGACCCTGGACGGCACCAACACCTGGATCGTCGCGGAGCCCGGCTCCGACCTGGCCGTCGTCGTCGACCCCGGCCCGCTGGACGAGGACCACCTCCGCGCTGTCGTGGACACGGCCGAGAAGGCCGGCAGACGCATCGCCCTCACCCTGCTCACCCACGGCCACCCCGATCACGCGGAGGGCGCCGCCCGCTTCGCATCGCTGACCCGCACGAAGGTGCGCGCGCTGGACCCGGCGCTGCGGCTGGGCGACGAGGGGCTGGCCGCCGGGGACGTGGTCAGGGTCGGCGGCCTGGAGCTGCGGGTCGTACCGACGCCCGGCCACACCGCGGACTCCCTGTGCTTCCACATTCCGGCCGACCGTGCGGTGCTGACCGGTGACACGATCCTCGGCCGCGGTACGACGGTCGTGGCGCACCCCGACGGCCGTCTGGGCGACTATCTGGACTCCCTGAGGCGTCTGAGGTCGCTCACGGTGGACGACGGCGTCCATACGGTCCTGCCAGGCCACGGCCCCGTCCTGGAGGACGCCCAGGGCGCCGTCGAGTTCTACCTCGCCCACCGCGCCCACCGCCTCGCCCAGGTGGAGACGGCCGTCGAGGACGGCTACCGCACCGCCTCCGAGGTCGTCACCCACGTCTACGCCGACGTGGACCGCTCACTGTGGCCGGCGGCGGAGCTGTCGGTGCGGGCGCAGATGGACTACCTCCAGGAACACGGGCTGATCCCGTAG
- a CDS encoding nucleotidyltransferase domain-containing protein produces MAKTAAFQGLDSRGCIEREGSLALVPHDFRPVVAAARDRLLEVFGARLHSAYLYGSIPRGTARVGRSDLDLLVALREEPTEADREAVRVLGDALDKEFGQIDGVGTLLFGRERLLSEPERYDLGWFVACLCTPLLGEDLAEYLPRYRPDSLLARETNGDLALLLPRWRERIAGADDSEKARRPLVRFMSRHLVRTGFTLVMPRWNGWTSDLREMAEVFGAYYPHRAAQMRTAAEYGYEPVGDPVILRSYVDDLGPWLAEEYARVHGVKTPRPA; encoded by the coding sequence ATGGCCAAAACCGCCGCTTTCCAAGGCCTCGACTCCCGGGGCTGCATCGAGCGCGAGGGCTCCCTCGCCCTCGTCCCGCACGACTTCCGCCCCGTCGTCGCCGCCGCCCGGGACCGGCTGCTCGAAGTCTTCGGCGCACGGCTGCACAGCGCGTACCTCTACGGGTCGATCCCACGCGGCACCGCGCGCGTGGGACGCAGCGATCTCGATCTGCTGGTCGCGCTGCGGGAGGAGCCGACGGAGGCGGACCGGGAGGCCGTCCGTGTGCTCGGCGACGCGCTCGACAAGGAGTTCGGGCAGATCGACGGGGTGGGGACGCTGCTGTTCGGCCGGGAGCGGCTGCTGAGCGAGCCGGAGCGCTACGACCTGGGGTGGTTCGTGGCCTGCCTGTGCACTCCCCTCCTCGGGGAGGACCTCGCCGAGTACCTTCCGCGCTACCGGCCCGACTCACTGCTCGCCCGCGAGACCAACGGCGACCTCGCTCTCCTCCTCCCCCGCTGGCGCGAGCGGATCGCCGGCGCCGACGACTCGGAGAAGGCCCGGCGGCCCCTCGTACGCTTCATGTCCCGGCACCTCGTGCGCACCGGGTTCACCCTCGTCATGCCCCGCTGGAACGGCTGGACGAGCGACCTGAGAGAGATGGCCGAGGTCTTCGGCGCGTACTACCCGCACCGGGCGGCGCAGATGCGCACAGCGGCCGAGTACGGGTACGAACCGGTCGGCGATCCCGTCATCCTGCGGTCGTACGTCGACGACCTCGGGCCGTGGCTCGCCGAGGAGTACGCGCGCGTGCACGGGGTGAAGACACCCAGGCCCGCCTGA
- a CDS encoding Crp/Fnr family transcriptional regulator has translation MDDVLRRNPLFAALDDEQSAELRASMSEVTLARGDSLFHEGDPGDRLYVVTEGKVKLHRTSPDGRENMLAVVGPGELIGELSLFDPGPRTATATALTEVKLLGLGHGDLQPWLNARPEVATALLRAVARRLRKTNDAMSDLVFSDVPGRVARALLDLSRRFGVQSEEGIHVVHDLTQEELAQLVGASRETVNKALADFAQRGWLRLEARAVILLDVERLAKRSR, from the coding sequence GTGGACGACGTTCTGCGGCGCAACCCGCTCTTCGCGGCGCTCGATGACGAGCAGTCCGCGGAGCTGCGCGCCTCCATGAGTGAGGTGACCCTCGCACGTGGAGACTCCCTGTTCCACGAGGGCGACCCGGGCGACCGGCTCTACGTCGTCACCGAGGGCAAGGTCAAGCTCCACCGCACCTCGCCCGACGGCCGCGAGAACATGCTCGCCGTCGTCGGCCCCGGCGAGCTGATCGGTGAGCTGTCGCTGTTCGACCCCGGCCCGCGCACGGCGACCGCCACCGCGCTGACCGAGGTCAAGCTGCTCGGTCTCGGCCACGGCGACCTGCAGCCCTGGCTGAACGCCCGCCCCGAGGTGGCCACCGCCCTGCTGCGCGCCGTCGCGCGCCGTCTGCGTAAGACCAACGACGCCATGTCCGACCTGGTCTTCTCCGACGTGCCCGGCCGTGTGGCCCGCGCCCTGCTGGACCTCTCGCGCCGCTTCGGCGTGCAGTCCGAGGAGGGCATCCACGTCGTCCACGACCTGACGCAGGAGGAGCTGGCCCAACTGGTCGGCGCGTCCCGCGAGACCGTGAACAAGGCGCTGGCGGACTTCGCCCAGCGCGGGTGGCTCCGCCTGGAGGCGCGGGCCGTGATCCTGCTGGACGTCGAGCGCCTCGCCAAGCGGTCGCGCTGA
- the nth gene encoding endonuclease III: MKKTPTKKAPAKATPVKAAPATPAKVTPAKKIPADESRTALVRRARRINRELAEVYPYAHPELDFENPFELLVATVLSAQTTDLRVNQTTPALFAKYPTPEDLAAANPEEVEEILRPTGFFRAKTKSVIGLSKALVDHFGGEVPGRLEDLVKLPGVGRKTAFVVLGNAFGRPGITVDTHFQRLVRRWKWTDETDPDKIEAVVGSLFPKSEWTDLSHHVIWHGRRICHARKPACGACPIAPLCPAYGEGETDPDKARKLLKYEKGGFPGQRLKPPQSYLDAGGRPAPPLGAA; encoded by the coding sequence GTGAAGAAGACGCCGACGAAGAAGGCGCCCGCGAAAGCGACGCCGGTGAAGGCCGCGCCCGCGACGCCGGCGAAGGTGACGCCCGCGAAGAAGATTCCGGCCGACGAGTCGCGCACCGCCCTGGTCCGGCGCGCCCGCCGCATCAACCGCGAGCTCGCGGAGGTGTACCCCTACGCCCACCCCGAGCTCGACTTCGAGAACCCCTTCGAGCTCCTGGTCGCAACGGTGCTCTCCGCGCAGACCACGGACCTCAGGGTCAACCAGACGACCCCGGCGCTGTTCGCCAAGTACCCCACCCCCGAGGACCTGGCCGCCGCCAACCCGGAGGAGGTGGAGGAGATCCTCCGCCCCACCGGCTTCTTCCGGGCCAAGACCAAGTCGGTCATAGGGCTGTCCAAGGCCCTGGTCGACCACTTCGGCGGTGAGGTCCCGGGCAGGCTGGAGGACCTCGTCAAGCTCCCTGGCGTCGGCCGCAAGACCGCGTTCGTCGTGCTCGGCAACGCCTTCGGGCGGCCCGGCATCACCGTGGACACGCACTTCCAGCGGCTCGTGCGGCGCTGGAAGTGGACCGACGAGACCGACCCCGACAAGATCGAGGCCGTCGTCGGCTCGCTGTTCCCGAAGAGCGAGTGGACGGATCTCTCGCACCATGTGATCTGGCACGGCCGACGCATCTGCCACGCCCGCAAGCCCGCCTGCGGCGCCTGCCCCATCGCCCCGCTCTGCCCGGCGTACGGCGAGGGCGAGACCGACCCGGACAAGGCCCGCAAGCTGCTGAAGTACGAGAAGGGCGGCTTCCCGGGCCAGCGCCTCAAGCCCCCGCAGTCCTATCTCGACGCGGGCGGCCGACCGGCGCCGCCGCTGGGGGCCGCATGA
- a CDS encoding NUDIX hydrolase, which yields MTHTSDTRGGSATLSKEGLPEWLDPVVSAVETVEPLQLSRFLPPENGAGRESAVLILFGEGEQGPELLLMERAGSLRSHAGQPSFPGGSLDPEDGDPSGDGPLRAALREAEEETGLDPSGVQLFGVLPKLYIPVSGFVVTPVLGWWREPTPVGVVDPNETARVFTVPVADLTDPANRATAVHPRGYAGPAFLVESALVWGFTAGIIDRLLHYAGWERPWDREKQVPLDWRS from the coding sequence ATGACGCACACGAGCGACACGCGCGGTGGCTCGGCGACGCTCAGCAAGGAGGGGCTGCCCGAGTGGCTGGACCCGGTGGTGAGCGCCGTGGAGACGGTCGAGCCGCTTCAGCTGAGCCGCTTCTTGCCGCCGGAGAACGGGGCGGGGCGGGAATCCGCCGTGCTGATCCTGTTCGGCGAGGGTGAGCAGGGTCCCGAGCTGCTGCTCATGGAGCGCGCCGGATCGCTGCGCTCGCATGCCGGCCAGCCCTCGTTCCCCGGCGGCAGCCTGGACCCGGAGGACGGTGACCCGTCGGGCGACGGACCGCTGCGGGCCGCGCTGCGTGAGGCCGAGGAGGAGACCGGTCTCGACCCGTCCGGCGTCCAGCTCTTCGGGGTGCTGCCCAAGCTCTACATCCCGGTCAGCGGCTTCGTCGTCACCCCGGTGCTGGGCTGGTGGCGGGAGCCGACCCCGGTCGGTGTCGTCGACCCGAACGAGACCGCGCGCGTCTTCACCGTCCCCGTGGCGGATCTCACGGACCCGGCCAACAGAGCCACCGCCGTCCACCCGCGCGGCTACGCAGGTCCGGCATTTCTGGTCGAATCGGCCCTGGTCTGGGGTTTTACGGCGGGGATCATCGACCGGCTGCTGCACTACGCGGGCTGGGAGCGGCCCTGGGACAGAGAGAAGCAGGTCCCGCTCGACTGGCGGTCATGA
- a CDS encoding MarP family serine protease, with protein MNVLDILLLVAAVWFAIVGYRQGFVVGILSVIGFLGGGLVAVYVLPVIWDALTDQKEVSTTVAVVAVVIVIVCASIGQALTTHLGNKLRRYITWSPARALDATGGALVNVVAMLLVAWLIGSALAGTTLPTLGKEVRSSKVLLGVSRALPAQADTWFADFSTVLAQNGFPQVFSPFANEPINDVRPPDPALAGSAVATRAQNSIVKVMGTAQSCGKVLEGSGFVFGDRRVMTNAHVVGGVDEPTVQIGGEGRKYDAKVVLYDWERDIAVLDVPDLKARALQFASRNADSGDSAIVAGFPQNGSYDVRAARVRGRITANGPDIYHRGTVRRDVYSLYATVRQGNSGGPLLTPDGKVYGVVFAKSLDDADTGYALTAAEIRQDIAKGRTANEQVGTDSCAL; from the coding sequence GTGAACGTGCTGGACATCCTGCTGCTGGTCGCAGCCGTGTGGTTCGCGATCGTCGGCTACCGCCAGGGGTTCGTCGTCGGCATCCTCTCGGTGATCGGTTTCCTGGGCGGCGGTCTCGTCGCCGTCTATGTGCTCCCCGTCATCTGGGACGCCCTGACCGACCAGAAGGAGGTCAGCACGACCGTCGCCGTCGTCGCGGTGGTGATCGTCATCGTCTGCGCCTCCATCGGCCAGGCCCTGACCACCCACCTCGGCAACAAGCTGCGCCGGTACATCACCTGGTCCCCGGCCCGCGCCCTGGACGCGACCGGCGGCGCCCTGGTCAACGTCGTGGCGATGCTGCTGGTCGCCTGGCTGATCGGCTCGGCCCTGGCCGGCACGACGCTGCCCACGCTCGGCAAGGAGGTCCGCAGCTCCAAGGTGCTGCTCGGGGTCTCCCGCGCCCTGCCCGCGCAGGCCGACACCTGGTTCGCGGACTTCTCCACGGTCCTCGCGCAGAACGGCTTCCCGCAGGTCTTCAGCCCGTTCGCCAACGAGCCGATCAATGACGTCCGGCCGCCCGACCCGGCCCTGGCGGGCAGCGCCGTCGCCACCCGCGCCCAGAACTCCATCGTCAAGGTCATGGGCACCGCCCAGAGCTGCGGCAAGGTCCTGGAGGGCTCCGGCTTCGTCTTCGGCGACCGCCGCGTGATGACCAACGCGCACGTCGTCGGCGGCGTCGACGAGCCCACGGTCCAGATAGGCGGGGAGGGCCGCAAGTACGACGCCAAGGTCGTCCTCTACGACTGGGAGCGCGACATCGCCGTACTCGACGTGCCGGACCTGAAGGCGCGTGCCCTGCAGTTCGCGTCCCGGAACGCGGACAGCGGCGACAGCGCGATCGTCGCGGGCTTCCCGCAGAACGGGTCGTACGACGTCCGTGCCGCGCGCGTGCGCGGCCGCATCACGGCCAACGGCCCGGACATCTACCACCGCGGCACCGTCCGCCGCGACGTCTACTCCCTGTACGCGACCGTCCGCCAGGGCAACTCCGGCGGCCCGCTGCTCACGCCCGACGGCAAGGTCTACGGCGTGGTCTTCGCGAAGTCCCTCGACGACGCCGACACCGGCTACGCGCTCACGGCGGCCGAGATCCGGCAGGACATCGCCAAGGGCCGTACGGCGAACGAGCAGGTGGGCACCGACAGCTGCGCCCTGTAA
- a CDS encoding alpha/beta fold hydrolase yields the protein MTDPSATSVVRVDVPEGVTHRDVAANGARFHIAELGDGPLVLLLHGFPQFWWTWRHQLTALADAGFRAVAMDLRGVGGSDRTPRGYDPANLALDVTGVIRSLGEPDAALVGHDLGGYLAWTAAAMRPKLVRRLAVVSMPHPRRWRSAMLRDARQTAASSYIWGFQRPWVPERQLIADDGALVGRLIRDWSGPRLPDDETVDTYRRAMCIPSTAHCSIEPYRWLVRSLARPDGIQFNRRMKRPVRVPTLHLHGSLDPVTRTRSAAGSGEYVEAPYRWRLFDGLGHFPHEEDPVAFSAELINWLKDPEPDR from the coding sequence ATGACGGATCCCTCCGCGACCTCGGTCGTACGCGTCGATGTCCCCGAAGGGGTGACCCACCGGGACGTCGCCGCCAACGGCGCCCGCTTTCACATCGCGGAGCTGGGCGACGGCCCCCTGGTGCTGCTGCTGCACGGTTTCCCCCAGTTCTGGTGGACGTGGCGGCACCAGCTGACCGCGCTGGCCGACGCGGGCTTCCGCGCGGTGGCGATGGACCTGCGCGGCGTGGGCGGCAGCGACCGCACACCGCGCGGGTACGACCCGGCCAACCTCGCCCTCGACGTCACCGGTGTGATCCGGTCGCTCGGCGAGCCGGACGCCGCGCTGGTCGGCCATGACCTGGGCGGCTATCTGGCATGGACGGCGGCCGCGATGCGGCCCAAGCTCGTACGGCGGCTCGCGGTCGTCTCCATGCCGCACCCCCGGCGCTGGCGCTCCGCGATGCTGCGGGACGCCCGGCAGACGGCCGCCAGCTCGTACATCTGGGGTTTTCAGCGGCCCTGGGTCCCGGAGCGGCAGCTCATCGCGGATGACGGCGCCCTCGTGGGCCGACTCATCCGGGACTGGTCCGGGCCCCGGCTGCCGGACGACGAGACGGTGGACACCTACCGGCGGGCGATGTGCATCCCGTCGACGGCACACTGCTCGATCGAGCCGTACCGCTGGCTGGTGCGGTCGCTGGCCCGCCCGGACGGCATCCAGTTCAACCGCCGTATGAAGCGGCCGGTGCGGGTGCCGACGCTGCATCTGCACGGCTCGCTGGACCCCGTGACGCGCACGCGGAGCGCGGCGGGCTCGGGCGAGTACGTCGAGGCCCCCTACCGCTGGCGGCTGTTCGACGGGCTGGGCCACTTCCCGCACGAAGAGGACCCGGTCGCCTTCTCCGCCGAACTGATCAACTGGCTCAAGGACCCCGAGCCCGATCGGTGA
- a CDS encoding phage holin family protein: protein MSAPDGSPVGAERSIGQLFASATTELSALVHDEIALAKAQLKQDVKRGATSGGAFSAAAVLLLFSLPMLNFALAYGIRTWSGWNLAICFLLSFAANVLVAVVLALIGVVFAKKAKQSQGPQKVAASMKETAGVLQNAKPHPRPERPALEDRVPEAIEAVGRSAS, encoded by the coding sequence ATGAGCGCACCCGACGGCAGCCCGGTCGGCGCCGAACGCAGCATCGGCCAGCTGTTCGCCTCGGCGACGACCGAATTGTCGGCGCTGGTGCACGACGAGATCGCGCTGGCGAAGGCCCAGCTGAAGCAGGACGTCAAGCGCGGCGCGACGAGCGGCGGCGCGTTCTCGGCGGCGGCCGTGCTCCTGCTGTTCTCCCTGCCGATGCTCAACTTCGCGCTGGCGTACGGCATCCGGACCTGGAGCGGCTGGAACCTCGCGATCTGCTTCCTGCTGTCGTTCGCGGCGAATGTCCTGGTGGCCGTCGTGCTGGCGCTGATCGGCGTGGTCTTCGCGAAGAAGGCCAAGCAGAGCCAGGGCCCGCAGAAGGTGGCGGCCTCGATGAAGGAGACGGCGGGCGTCCTGCAGAACGCCAAGCCCCACCCCCGTCCCGAGCGCCCGGCGCTGGAAGACCGGGTGCCCGAGGCCATCGAAGCTGTGGGACGCTCGGCGTCATGA
- the nhaA gene encoding Na+/H+ antiporter NhaA, with the protein MAAPRTTVSRKVLGRLSLPERTFVMDALRTETVGGVLLLIAAVAALIWVNVPPLRAGYETVSHFHFGPQALGLDLSVAHWAADGLLAVFFFVAGIELKRELVAGDLRDPKAAVLPVVAALCGMAVPALVYTLTNLTDGGSTQGWAVPTATDIAFALAVLAVIGTSLPSALRAFLLTLAVVDDLFAILIIAVFFTDRIDVAALGGAVVGLAVFWVLLRKGVRGWYVYVPLALVIWGLMYNSGIHATIAGVAMGLMLRCTTHEDEEHSPGEHIEHLVRPLSAGLAVPLFALFNAGVLVSGGALVDVFTEPETFGVVLGLVVGKTLGIFCGTWLTVRFTRASLSDDLEWADIFAVAALSGIGFTVSLLIGELAFEGNAVLTDEVKAAVLTGSLMAAVCATVLLKIRNAKYRRMWEDEERDEDLDGIPDVYREDEPSYHLRMAKIHEQKAAEHRRIAREQAAARHGLAEVPGGAGEEDDSPA; encoded by the coding sequence GTGGCCGCGCCCCGCACCACTGTCTCCCGCAAGGTCCTCGGACGTCTGTCCCTCCCCGAGCGGACCTTCGTCATGGACGCGCTGCGCACGGAGACCGTCGGCGGTGTGCTGCTGCTGATCGCCGCGGTGGCCGCGCTGATCTGGGTGAACGTCCCCCCGCTGCGCGCCGGCTACGAGACCGTCAGCCACTTCCACTTCGGCCCCCAGGCCCTCGGGCTGGACCTCTCCGTCGCCCACTGGGCCGCCGACGGACTGCTCGCCGTCTTCTTCTTCGTCGCCGGGATCGAGCTCAAGCGCGAACTCGTCGCGGGCGACCTGCGGGACCCGAAGGCGGCCGTCCTGCCCGTCGTGGCCGCGCTGTGCGGGATGGCCGTACCCGCGCTCGTCTACACCCTCACCAACCTCACCGACGGCGGATCCACCCAGGGCTGGGCCGTCCCCACCGCCACCGACATCGCCTTCGCGCTCGCCGTGCTCGCGGTCATCGGCACGTCGCTGCCCAGCGCCCTGCGCGCCTTCCTGCTGACGCTCGCCGTCGTCGACGACCTGTTCGCGATCCTGATCATCGCGGTCTTCTTCACCGACCGCATCGACGTCGCCGCGCTCGGCGGGGCCGTCGTCGGCCTGGCCGTCTTCTGGGTGCTGCTGCGCAAGGGCGTAAGGGGCTGGTACGTGTACGTCCCGCTCGCCCTGGTCATCTGGGGGCTGATGTACAACAGCGGCATCCACGCGACGATCGCCGGCGTGGCCATGGGCCTGATGCTGCGCTGCACCACCCACGAGGACGAGGAGCACTCGCCGGGCGAGCACATCGAGCACCTGGTACGGCCCCTGTCGGCGGGCCTCGCGGTGCCGCTGTTCGCGCTGTTCAACGCCGGTGTGCTGGTGTCGGGCGGGGCACTCGTCGACGTGTTCACCGAACCGGAGACCTTCGGTGTGGTCCTCGGGCTCGTCGTCGGCAAGACGCTCGGCATCTTCTGCGGCACCTGGCTGACCGTCCGCTTCACCCGGGCGTCCCTCAGCGATGACCTCGAATGGGCGGACATCTTCGCCGTGGCGGCCCTGTCCGGCATCGGCTTCACCGTCTCGCTGCTCATCGGCGAACTCGCCTTCGAGGGCAACGCGGTGCTCACCGACGAGGTCAAGGCGGCCGTACTGACCGGCTCGCTGATGGCGGCCGTCTGCGCGACCGTCCTGCTGAAGATACGCAACGCCAAGTACCGCAGGATGTGGGAGGACGAGGAGCGGGACGAGGACCTCGACGGCATCCCGGACGTCTACAGGGAGGACGAGCCGTCGTACCACCTGCGCATGGCAAAGATCCACGAACAGAAGGCGGCCGAGCACCGGCGCATCGCCCGGGAACAGGCCGCGGCACGCCACGGGCTTGCCGAAGTGCCGGGCGGGGCAGGCGAGGAGGACGACAGTCCGGCATGA